CTTCGATGGTGTGCGTACCCGGACGAACCCGCCCATTCCACGACCCTTTTCCCAATGTAATCGAATCGACGGCCACGAGCGCATCGAACGGCGTGAGCGTCAACTGCAATTCTGCTTCGAGCGGCTCGGCCTCCACGCGTAGCGGCGCATCATTGTCTCCGCGTACGGTCACGCGCGCGGGCAAACTTCCGAGTTTGTCGTCGCCGCGCAGAAAAACCACGTGATCCCCCGGCGCAATGCGCAGCGTCAATGGGGTTTTTCCGACGACGATGCCGTCGACGACCACATCGAGCGTCCGGTCTTGTTGCTCGATGACGCGCAACGTGCCCGTCGTATCGAGCTTTCGTAATTGCGCCGAAACTTTGGCCGTCGTCGCCCCGGCGACGTCGACCTGCGTCTCGAATGGCTCGTATCCTTCGGCGAACACCCGCACCAAATGGCTGCCCGCGGAAACCCGCAATGGCGCGAGCAGCGGATAATCACCGCGCGCCTTTCGATCGACGAAGACCGCGGCTCCCGGCACGGCATTTTCGATTTCGATGGTGCCCACGAGGCGCCGCATGCTCTCGACTTCCTGAAGCGCCTTTCGTTTTGCGTCCGCAGGCAGTTTGTCGCCGTAATCGTTCACGAGCGCCGCGTACATATCGAACGCTTCGTCGAACCGCGCCAAGTTTTTCAGGCATTGCGCCGACCACGACGTGGCGGACCATGTGGGATAAAGCTTTCGCGCTTCCAAAAATTCGGCGAGCGCAGCAGCCCATGCTTGATTCGCATAAAGCTCCCGGCCGCGGTCAAAACGAGCCCTCGCGCGCTCCTTGAGCTCGGCAGCGGAAACTTCAGGGGCGACTGGCTCCAGCGGTAGCGGATCCGACGGCTCCTGGGCACACGTGACGGGCGGCCGAGCCACGAAAGCAGCCACAAAGGAAGCAGCTTGCAGGGCAGCCAATGCGCGACGGTGACGATGCATGAACGCGTCGATGAGAGCGCATGGCGGGGGAGAAAACAAGTGGGAAGATGCGCGACGGAAGAATTAGCAGCGCGGCATGTTCACTGCGTTCGACCGAACGCAATGCAAACTTGGCGTTTGCATTGGTTAGGCATTTCGGTGATCAATTTCCGGCCATGCATCCCAGCAATTTCGATATTTTTGAAAGCTTTGGTTTTTGCACATCACATCGGCAGGTGAAAACGAAAAATAGAGGGTGAGGACGTCTTCACCATGCCGGCTCTTCTGCACGGACCCAACTCCAGTGGCCCTTCGCAATTCGTACAGTTCTTGCCGCGGCACGACGATGAAATCCGCCCATCGATGTTGAAACCGCACCACGAATACGTATGTAATGTCCGGCTGCCTTGGATCCTTGAGTTGCTTGAGTGGAACAGAAATGACTGCGCCGAAATGCCCTGCTGCTTTGCGTGGTTTGCTGGTCGCTGTTTTGACTTGCACGCGGCTGAGGTCACCATCCGAATCACGAACGACGAATACATCATCGCCGACATCGATTTCGGGAATTGCAACATTGTAACCGCGAACGACGAATTCAGCCATGACGGCAAATTGTCCACCACGGCCAGTATACGCCGA
This genomic window from Polyangiaceae bacterium contains:
- a CDS encoding PEGA domain-containing protein encodes the protein MARPPVTCAQEPSDPLPLEPVAPEVSAAELKERARARFDRGRELYANQAWAAALAEFLEARKLYPTWSATSWSAQCLKNLARFDEAFDMYAALVNDYGDKLPADAKRKALQEVESMRRLVGTIEIENAVPGAAVFVDRKARGDYPLLAPLRVSAGSHLVRVFAEGYEPFETQVDVAGATTAKVSAQLRKLDTTGTLRVIEQQDRTLDVVVDGIVVGKTPLTLRIAPGDHVVFLRGDDKLGSLPARVTVRGDNDAPLRVEAEPLEAELQLTLTPFDALVAVDSITLGKGSWNGRVRPGTHTIEVAAEGFLSEKQEIAVARDGKRTVSIVLKRDPKSPFWRKPEPPPHWLAEVALGIPFVTTIGGDVAGACTGNCSELPGFGINPMIRAGYELGSGISFGASVGFLQFIQTLDDRTAIVQVVGKDPNIGTADDALQFRGATMGAWAGYSFGEKLLVRMRLGAGLLVGQFGDIRTGSFQSSDGTPYAVGPLEQYQDLVMLHATPELRIGYRLRDRIEITAGLELPVLVPLTTPAWNPAQAFTAGNDGYGYFPGSSLVGSSFVLVMPSIAARYDFR